In the Macrobrachium rosenbergii isolate ZJJX-2024 chromosome 23, ASM4041242v1, whole genome shotgun sequence genome, one interval contains:
- the LOC136851447 gene encoding uncharacterized protein, producing the protein MTSKMGPLRRVKLTDLNAHLVCVLCSGYFVDATTIIECLHTFCKTCIVRYLQTSSFCPICDVQVHKTKPLLSLREDRTLQDVVFKLVPDLFHSEMNRRLRFYKEHPEAGGDKTEQSLRERRHFFHVDDQISLSLEYLPSAPTNTSYSHLHGLKPLKISNGQQEKAKVSEDDKEVPGVKKDEGKKEEEKEEEKMPAKVIHKRYLKCPAAVQISHLEKFIRLKYSLTSQTHKVDIMHGGDCLVGELTLLDVVYMYKWTEDAPLRLMYTVSTVPQTRKRARPNGLRTNAATDPEAPAPKIQKTSHPSLLQQQPAHQLTHSEVHPVPGRDQDTVESSKIGVPEEADCSVDEKIVASETNQVTSAATATTTTNAACTSTIGIVSSHMAINIPSLPSTILNSGIARLPTPLQSIRRPAYTKTTPANATPRLAVPTKAYTSTENISTVTAVEGVAVTVQMTTPVVTLTSTAVVTFTSNTTTTTNTVSTKFVPVAPLPVTGVSKPTINGLADSTISQPIMQPIIPTKPRLGRPPNASRIAAMKTSGPRTGDIRAIRPVAPSKVVNKAQGSVSRTTPVVTASLNVQSRLSNISGSKVGNPKVAIKRLSDVPKVVETSENPSKKLAVSTSNLSAANLQTPSSSMSMPQQSTSVTVMSQPNPTTTVTTATIQVSNAPTIKQSQPLSTEAKTVTEESQKPGVPNTQQSGPPVSQSSVVSKAQKTPTVQNPRPQGNQVSKPQQTPVMSAVQPTTKNNSPAVGSRSEHGAGGGNNNKVPGNLVKSPVPSQSTVRTSLSNQVTVSSPSVSVPLSQLSQLSTPTSVTTTPLSSQPKTNQASRILATPSPVRAPNPTSVTLKTPATPASQRSPATTPSRMPFGQTQRSQTSPSPNSTTSSPALHRALSNNSCRPPPSPAPHRVSASPAPHRAPQRPSSSPAPHRAPPSPAPHRAPPSPAPHRAPPSPAPHRAPPSPAPHRAPPSPAPHRVSPSPAPHRAPPSPAPHRAPPSPAPHRAPQSPAPHKAAQSPAPHRAPPSPASQAPPSPASQTPPSPAAQAPPSPSFQPPPSPATSQAASQTPPSPAAQAPPSPSFQPPPSPATSQAPASPAPPTPQSSASQPGQSKSSLVYSKANSQGNLQITSKQSAVPTTAEGKMVTVSSTTSKEMPSVSTNGSIAARAAGSNTGAKVVSCVKPGVVNKAVNTNTVNSCETKLTNSSDAKVASSDAKVTMKLSPNSKATPKSPGRKKGNGGSSTILSIAQNLANRQLHQQRTVNTTALTNTVTTNTNSTPQVSVQQPYSSTQNAIVYPSGGLVAPALAAYMASAYGGDVAMRNLITLSQTAACLREFNLAMVQAAETQAKTNDPAPIDLSPTSKAAPQTPLTNGRSNTISTTSPLSASGSKLTKSAPTKVTTIDDNSAPTISPPTPEVTITKLPNTPATSASSNPTVPSSGKNVPGLVKIASSSTNTVSITKRPISANRIAVAKSPANASVRQIPNPSLLRHQSEVRNNNNVNKTTVTTATTASTKGNTVTMKTQNSPKLNNSGRSMGNSPLKDTGPLPETSSILKIENLTRSLAPAAAAAAAATSPSFRFFDNR; encoded by the exons ATGACATCCAAGATGGGTCCTTTGAGGAGGGTCAAGCTGACGGACCTGAACGCCCACTTGGTGTGCGTTCTGTGCTCTGGTTACTTCGTGGATGCCACGACAATAATTGAGTGTCTCCATACCTTCTGCAAGACCTGCATCGTCAGGTACCTGCAGACGTCGTCGTTCTGTCCCATTTGTGATGTGCAG GTACACAAGACAAAGCCACTTTTGTCTTTAAGAGAGGATAGAACACTTCAGGATGTAGTGTTCAAGCTGGTGCCAGACTTGTTCCATTCAGAGATGAACCGGCGCTTACGATTCTACAAGGAACATCCAGAAGCAG GTGGGGATAAAACTGAGCAGTCTCTGAGAGAGAGGCGTCACTTCTTCCATGTTGATGATCAGATATCCCTTTCACTCGAGTATCTCCCTTCTGCCCCGACAAATACGTCTTATTCTCATCTTCATGGCCTGAAACCACTGAAGATAAGCAATGGTCAGCAAGAGAAGGCGAAAGTCTCAGAGGATGACAAAGAGGTACCAGGAGTGAAGAAAGAcgaggggaagaaggaagaagagaaagaagaggaaaaaatgccaGCGaag GTGATTCACAAGCGCTACTTGAAGTGTCCAGCAGCTGTGCAAATATCGCATCTAGAAAAGTTCATTAGACTGAAGTATAGTCTGacttcacaaacacacaag gTTGATATCATGCATGGCGGCGATTGCTTAGTAGGTGAGCTCACACTTTTGGATGTGGTATATATGTACAAGTGGACGGAAGATGCTCCTCTTCGGTTAATGTATACTGTCTCGACTGTCCCGCAGACACGGAAGAGGGCAAGGCCAAATGGTTTACGCACTAACGCAGCCACAGACCCAGAAGCTCCAGCTCCAAAAATCCAAAAGACCTCACATCCCTCTCTGTTACAACAGCAACCTGCTCATCAACTTACTCATTCTGAGGTTCATCCAGTCCCTGGAAGAGATCAAGATACAGTGGAATCTAGCAAGATTGGAGTACCTGAGGAAGCTGATTGCTCTGTAGATGAAAAGATTGTTGCTTCTGAAACGAATCAGGTAACAAGTGCTGCAACTGCTACCACAACTACTAATGCAGCATGTACTTCAACTATTGGCATAGTTTCTTCTCATATGGCCATAAATATCCCTAGTCTGCCAAGCACCATACTTAACAGTGGTATTGCTCGGTTACCAACCCCTCTTCAAAGTATTAGACGACCAGCCTATACAAAAACAACACCAGCTAATGCAACCCCACGTTTGGCTGTTCCAACAAAGGCTTACACATCAACAGAAAACATATCAACAGTTACGGCTGTTGAGGGAGTTGCTGTTACTGTCCAGATGACAACCCCAGTTGTTACTCTCACATCCACTGCTGTAGTCACTTTTACAagcaatactactactaccaccaataCAGTTAGCACTAAGTTTGTTCCTGTTGCTCCTCTTCCTGTAACAGGTGTATCAAAGCCCACAATAAATGGTCTTGCTGATTCTACCATCAGCCAGCCAATAATGCAGCCAATAATTCCTACTAAACCTCGCTTGGGACGTCCTCCAAATGCATCAAGAATAGCAGCAATGAAGACGAGTGGTCCAAGGACTGGGGATATCAGAGCTATCAGACCAGTTGCGCCCAGTAAGGTTGTTAACAAGGCTCAAGGGTCAGTAAGCAGAACAACCCCAGTTGTGACAGCCAGCTTGAATGTTCAGAGTAGATTAAGTAACATCAGTGGTTCAAAAGTTGGAAATCCTAAAGTAGCAATAAAGAGATTAAGTGATGTGCCAAAGGTTGTTGAAACAAGTGAAAACCCAAGTAAGAAATTGGCAGTATCTACAAGTAATTTGAGTGCTGCAAACTTACAGACACCAAGCTCAAGCATGTCAATGCCTCAGCAATCTACCAGTGTTACAGTAATGTCACAACCAAATCCAACAACTACTGTCACTACAGCTACAATTCAAGTTTCTAATGCTCCAACAATTAAGCAATCTCAGCCATTAAGCACAGAAGCAAAAACAGTTACTGAAGAAAGTCAGAAACCTGGAGTACCCAATACTCAACAGTCTGGTCCTCCAGTTTCTCaatcttctgttgtttccaaggCTCAGAAAACACCAACAGTTCAAAATCCACGTCCCCAAGGAAATCAGGTTTCAAAACCTCAACAAACCCCAGTTATGTCAGCTGTTCAGCCtactacaaaaaataactcaCCAGCTGTGGGGTCTCGTTCTGAGCATGGTGCTGGGGGTGGTAATAACAACAAAGTACCTGGAAATTTGGTCAAAAGTCCAGTTCCCAGCCAGTCAACTGTGAGGACATCTTTGTCAAATCAAGTAACAGTCTCTTCGCCATCGGTATCAGTTCCACTCTCACAGCTCTCTCAGCTGAGCACACCTACTTCAGTTACTACCAcacctctttcgtcacagcccaAGACGAACCAAGCATCTCGAATATTAGCAACTCCATCCCCTGTAAGAGCACCCAATCCTACATCTGTGACACTAAAAACTCCTGCAACCCCAGCATCTCAACGAAGTCCAGCTACAACACCCAGTAGAATGCCTTTTGGACAAACCCAGCGGTCACAGACAAGTCCATCTCCCAACAGTACCACTTCTAGCCCAGCACTTCACAGGGCTCTCTCAAATAATTCATGCCGGCCACCTCCTTCTCCTGCACCTCACAGGGTATCAGCTAGCCCAGCACCACACCGGGCACCTCAAAGGCCATCTTCCAGTCCAGCTCCACACCGAGCTCCACCAAGCCCAGCTCCACATCGTGCACCACCAAGCCCAGCTCCACACCGAGCTCCACCAAGCCCAGCTCCACACCGAGCTCCACCAAGCCCAGCCCCACATCGGGCTCCACCAAGCCCAGCTCCACATCGGGTGTCACCAAGCCCAGCTCCACATAGGGCACCACCGAGCCCAGCTCCACATAGGGCTCCACCAAGCCCAGCTCCCCATCGGGCACCCCAAAGTCCTGCCCCTCACAAAGCTGCTCAAAGTCCAGCTCCTCATAGGGCACCCCCTAGCCCAGCTTCCCAAGCACCACCAAGCCCAGCTTCTCAAACGCCACCAAGTCCAGCTGCTCAAGCACCACCAAGCCCTTCATTCCAGCCACCTCCAAGTCCTGCAACATCACAAGCAGCTTCTCAAACGCCACCAAGTCCAGCTGCTCAAGCACCACCAAGCCCTTCATTCCAGCCACCTCCAAGTCCTGCAACATCACAAGCACCTGCTAGTCCAGCCCCTCCTACTCCTCAGAGTTCTGCATCCCAGCCTGGGCAATCCAAATCTAGTCTTGTATATTCTAAAGCTAATAGCCAAGGAAATTTACAAATCACTTCCAAGCAGTCAGCTGTGCCAACTACAGCAGAAGGAAAGATGGTTACAGTATCAAGCACAACTTCTAAGGAAATGCCATCTGTGAGCACCAATGGATCCATAGCAGCTAGAGCAGCTGGAAGTAACACTGGGGCCAAAGTTGTTAGTTGTGTTAAGCCTGGTGTAGTAAACAAAGCAGTCAATACAAATACAGTTAATAGTTGTGAAACTAAATTGACAAACAGTTCTGATGCCAAAGTTGCCAGTAGTGATGCCAAAGTAACAATGAAATTATCTCCAAATTCTAAAGcgactccaaagtctccagggcGCAAGAAAGGAAATGGCGGTAGTTCAACTATATTAAGCATTGCACAGAATTTGGCAAATCGTCAGCTTCATCAGCAAAGAACAGTTAATACTACAGCTCTTACAAATACTGTTACTACCAATACAAATTCAACACCCCAGGTTAGTGTTCAGCAGCCATATTCATCAACACAAAATGCTATTGTGTATCCAAGTGGTGGACTAGTTGCACCAGCATTAGCTGCATATATGGCAAGTGCTTATGGTGGAGATGTAGCCATGAGAAATCTCATAACACTGAGTCAGACTGCAGCATGTTTGCGTGAATTTAACTTGGCTATGGTTCAGGCTGCAGAAACTCAAGCCAAGACCAATGATCCCGCCCCCATTGATCTTTCACCAACTTCCAAAGCTGCCCCACAGACACCACTAACCAATGGCCGCAGCAACACTATTTCTACCACTTCACCACTATCAGCCAGTGGTAGCAAGTTGACAAAATCTGCACCAACAAAAGTCACCACCATTGATGATAATAGTGCTCCAACAATATCTCCTCCAACACCTGAAGTTACCATTACCAAACTACCAAATACACCAGCTACTTCAGCATCAAGTAATCCCACTGTCCCATCATCAGGTAAAAATGTGCCTGGTTTGGTGAAGATTGCATCTTCTAGTACCAACACCGTATCTATTACAAAACGCCCTATATCTGCAAACCGTATTGCTGTGGCCAAGTCGCCAGCAAACGCATCAGTTCGCCAAATTCCAAATCCATCTCTCTTGAGGCACCAGTCTGAGGTGCGAAATAACAACAACGTGAACAAGACGACCGTAACAACTGCTACGACTGCCAGTACGAAGGGCAACACTGTTACTATGAAGACTCAAAATTCTCCAAAGCTGAACAACAGTGGTCGCTCGATGGGAAACTCGCCCCTGAAAGACACGGGACCTCTGCCTGAAACTTCATCCATTCTGAAAATTGAGAATCTGACACGCTCTCTCGCTCCAgcagctgctgctgccgccgcggCTACTTCCCCCTCGTTCCGTTTCTTTGACAACAGATAG